The Neofelis nebulosa isolate mNeoNeb1 chromosome X, mNeoNeb1.pri, whole genome shotgun sequence genome has a segment encoding these proteins:
- the PHKA2 gene encoding phosphorylase b kinase regulatory subunit alpha, liver isoform isoform X7 — protein sequence MRSRSNSGVRLDGYARLVQQTILCYQNPVTGLLSASHEQKDAWVRDNIYSILAVWGLGMAYRKNADRDEDKAKAYELEQNVVKLMRGLLQCMMRQVHKVEKFKHTQSTKDSLHAKYNTATCSTVVGDDQWGHLQVDATSLFLLFLAQMTASGLRIIFTLDEVAFVQNLVFYIEAAYKVADYGMWERGDKTNQGIPELNASSVGMAKAALEAIDELDLFGAHGGRKSVIHVLPDDVEHCQSILFSMLPRASTSKEIDAGLLSIISFPAFAVEDMNLVNVTKNEIISKLQGRYGCCRFLRDGYKTPREDPNRLHYDPAELKLFENIECEWPVFWTYFIIDGVFNGDAVQVQEYREALEGILIRGKNGIHLVPELYAIPPNKVDEEYKNPHTVDRVPLGKLPHLWGQSLYILSSLLAEGFLATGEIDPLNRRFSTSVKPDVVVQVTVLAENNHIKDLLRKHGVNVQSIADIHPIRVQPGRILSHIYAKLGRNKNMKLSGRPYRHIGVLGTSKLYVIRNQIFTFTPQFTDQHHFYLALDNEMIVEMLRIELAYLCTCWRMTGRPTLTFPITHTMLTNDGSDIHSAVLSTIRKLEDGYFGGARVKLGSLSEFLTTSFYTYLTFLDPDCDEKLFNDDSEGSFSPDSDLGGYLEDTYNQVTESEDELDQYINHLLQSTSSKCYLPPLSKKTEDSHVFSAIHSTRDILSVMAKAKGLEIPFVPMTLPTKVLSAHRKSLNLVDSPQPLLNKAPEDDFQWPRDDHGDVDCDKLVEQLKDCSNLQDQADILYILYVIKGPSWDTNLSGQHGVTVHNLLSELYGKAGLNQEWGLIRYISGLLRKKVEVLAEACTDLLSHQKQLTVGLPPEPREKTISAPLPPEELTKLIYEASGQDISIAVLTQEIVVYLAMYVRAQPSLFVEMLRLRIGLIIQVMATELARSLNCSGEEASESLMNLSPFDMKNLLHHILSGKEFGVERSVRPIHSSTSSPAISIHEVGHTGVTKTERSGINRLRSEMKQMTRRFSADEQLFSVSQAVASSAHSSKSAVNHAPRCCPHRLLVLWCLNAVVALLVHLPRP from the exons AATCCGGTCACAGGGCTGCTGTCAGCCAGTCACGAACAGAAGGACGCCTGGGTGCGGGATAACATCTACAGCATTCTGGCCGTGTGGGGCCTGGGCATGGCCTACCGCAAGAATGCCGACCGCGACGAGGACAAGGCCAAAGCCTACGAGCTGGAGCAG AACGTGGTGAAACTGATGCGGGGTCTTCTCCAGTGCATGATGAGACAG GTACATAAAGTGGAGAAGTTCAAGCACACTCAGAGTACCAAGGACAGCCTGCACGCCAAGTACAACACCGCCACCTGCAGCACCGTGGTGGGTGACGACCAGTGGGGCCACCTCCAGGTGGATGccacctccctcttcctcctgttcCTGGCCCAGATGACGGCCTCCG GTTTACGTATTATTTTCACCCTTGACGAGGTGGCCTTCGTACAGAATCTTGTTTTTTACATAGAAGCTGCATATAAAGTCGCT GATTATGGAATGTGGGAGCGCGGAGATAAGACTAATCAGGGCATTCCGGAACTGAACGCAAGCTCTGTAGGAATGGCCAAG GCAGCCCTTGAGGCAATTGACGAACTGGACCTCTTTGGAGCCCATGGAGGACGCAAGTCAGTGATCCACGTGCTGCCTGATGATGTCGAACACTGCCAG TCTATTCTGTTCTCCATGCTGCCAAGAGCATCAACGTCTAAGGAGATTGACGCTGGACTTCTTTCCATTATCTCTTTCCCGGCCTTTGCAGTGGAAGATATGAACCTTGTGAATGTgaccaaaaatgaaattatttccaagCTCCAG ggGCGTTATGGATGCTGTCGCTTCCTTCGAGACGGTTATAAAACCCCAAGAGAG GACCCAAACCGATTGCATTATGACCCTGCTGAACTCAAGCTCTTTGAAAACATTGAATGTGAATGGCCTGTGTTCTGGACATATTTCATAATAGATGGGGTCTTCAACGGTGACGCCGTTCAG GTCCAAGAGTACCGAGAGGCCCTGGAGGGAATATTAATCAGAGGCAAGAACGGGATCCACCTGGTGCCAGAACTGTATGCCATCCCACCTAACAAG GTAGATGAAGAGTATAAGAACCCCCACACGGTGGACAGAGTTCCTCTGGGGAAGCTGCCCCATCTGTGGGGTCAGTCCTTGTACATCCTCAGCTCGCTGTTGGCAGAG GGATTCCTTGCCACTGGGGAAATTGATCCCTTAAATAGAAGATTTTCCACTTCCGTCAAACCTGATGTCGTAGTGCAAG TCACCGTTCTGGCAGAAAACAACCACATTAAGGACTTGTTGAGGAAACATGGGGTAAACGTCCAGAGTATTGCTGACATTCATCCAATCCGAGTCCAGCCAGGCCGGATTCTTAGTCACATATATGCCAAGCTTG gaCGGAATAAGAATATGAAATTGAGTGGGAGGCCATATCGGCACATTGGCGTCCTTGGAACATCTAAGCTATATGTGATTAGGAACCAGATCTTTACTTTTACACCCCAG TTTACCGACCAGCATCATTTCTACCTGGCCCTGGACAATGAGATGATTGTGGAGATGCTGAGGATCGAACTGGCCTACCTGTGCACCTGCTGGCGGATGACGGGCAGACCCACGCTCACCTTCCCCATCACCCACACCATGCTCA caaATGATGGTTCAGACATTCATTCTGCAGTTCTTTCTACAATTAGAAAACTAGAGGATGGATATTTTGGAGGAGCCAG AGTGAAATTAGGGAGCCTTTCGGAATTTCTTACCACGTCTTTCTACACATATCTGACCTTCCTGGATCCAGACTGTGATGAGAAGTTGTTTAATGATGACAGCGAAGGGAGCTTCAGTCCTGACTCCGACTTGGGAGGATATTTGGAAGATACCTATAATCAAG TTACAGAAAGCGAGGATGAACTTGACCAGTATATCAACCACCTCCTCCAAAGCACCTCCTCCAAGTGCTATCTGCCCCCTCTTTCTAAGAAGACAGAAGACAGCCATGTTTTCAGTGCCATCCACTCCACTCGGGATATACTTTCCGTGATGGCAAAAGCAAAGGGTTTGGAAATTCCAT TTGTTCCCATGACTTTGCCAACTAAAGTTCTAAGTGCCCACCGTAAATCACTAAATCTTGTTGATTCTCCTCAGCCACTCCTAAACAAG GCCCCCGAAGACGACTTCCAGTGGCCCAGAGATGACCATGGTGATGTGGACTGTGACAAGCTGGTTGAGCAGCTGAAAGATTGTTCAAACCTACAGGACCAAGCAGACATTCTGTACATTCTGTATGTAATAAA GGGCCCCAGCTGGGACACAAATCTCTCCGGACAGCACGGGGTCACGGTTCACAACCTCCTCAGTGAGCTCTATGGGAAAGCTGGCTTGAACCAGGAGTGGGGTTTGATTCGCTACATCTCTGGCCTGCTCAGGAAGAAAGTGGAGGTCCTGGCAGAG GCCTGCACGGACCTGCTGTCGCACCAGAAGCAGCTCACAGTGGGCCTGCCACCAGAGCCCCGGGAGAAGACCATCTCTGC GCCCCTGCCCCCCGAGGAGCTCACAAAGCTCATCTACGAAGCCAGCGGGCAGGACATCAGCATCGCCGTCCTCACACAG GAGATTGTGGTTTACCTGGCCATGTATGTCAGGGCACAGCCCAGCCTCTTCGTGGAGATGCTCAGACTGCGGATTGGACTGATCATTCAGGTGATGGCCACGGAGCTGGCACGGAGCCTGAACTGCTCAG GAGAAGAAGCTTCTGAAAGTTTGATGAACCTCAGCCCTTTTGACATGAAAAACCTTCTGCACCATATTCTGAGTGGAAAAGAATTTGGCGTTGAAAGAAGCG TGCGACCCATCCATTCCTCCACATCCAGCCCTGCCATCTCCATCCATGAGGTGGGACACACGGGAGTCACCAAAACCGAGAGGAGTGGCATCAACAGGCTGAGGAGCGAGATGAAACAG aTGACTAGGCGATTTAGTGCTGATGAACAG